The Ornithinibacillus sp. 4-3 region AGAAATGACGATGCAGCCAGTCAATAAAATAATGAGATTTACAGGGACCTTGAATCAAGATAATGCAGAATTTGTTTCACAAGTTCCAGATAACACAGAGATCATTGCAGAAATTACAAAGCAAGCCTCTGATCAAGATGTGTTGAAGGTAGCACAAGAGGAGCAGCCAAGTGCATTTGTTAGCTTCCTAACAATGATGTTACCTTTCCTGATCATCGGATTAATTTTCTTCTTCTTCCTTACTAGAGCACAAGGCGGCGGCGGGGGCGGCGGCCGAGTGATGAATTTTGGTAAGAGTAAAGCGAAGCTATACAGTGAAGAAAAGAAAAAGGTTCGTTTCTCAGATGTAGCTGGTGCTGATGAAGAGAAACAGGAGCTTGTAGAAGTAGTAGACTTCTTAAAGGATCCTCGTAAGTTTACTAAAGTCGGTGCCCGAATACCAAAAGGAGTTCTCTTAGTAGGACCTCCAGGTACAGGTAAAACATTACTTGCGAAAGCAGTAGCTGGAGAAGCTGGTACACCTTTCTTCTCAATTAGTGGTTCTGATTTCGTAGAAATGTTTGTCGGAGTCGGTGCGTCCCGAGTACGTGACTTATTTGAAAACGCGAAGAAAAATTCACCATGTATCATCTTTATTGATGAGATTGATGCAGTAGGTAGACAGCGTGGAGCAGGTCTTGGTGGAGGTCATGATGAGCGTGAACAGACGTTAAACCAGTTATTGGTTGAAATGGATGGATTTGATGCAAATGAAGGAATCATCATGATTGCGGCTACTAACCGCCCTGATATTCTAGACCCAGCATTATTACGCCCAGGACGATTTGACCGTCAAATTACAGTAGACCGTCCAGATGTAAAAGGACGCGAACAAATTTTACATGTACATGCACGTAATAAACCAGTCGATGATTCGATTGATTTAAAAACGATTGCTATGCGTACACCAGGATTTTCTGGAGCTGATTTAGAAAATCTATTAAACGAGGCAGCGCTTGTTGCTGCAAGACGCGATAAGAAGCAAATTACAATGGAAGAAGTAGATGAAGCCATTGATCGTGTCATTGCAGGGCCGGCGAAGAAGAGCCGAGTGGTCTCACAGAAAGAACGCGAAATTGTTGCATATCATGAAAGTGGTCACACAGTTATAGGAATGGTATTAAACGATGCAGATACCGTGCATAAGGTAACTATTGTTCCTCGTGGCCAAGCTGGTGGTTATGCAGTAATGTTACCGAAAGAAGATCGTTATATTGTTACAAAACCAGAGTTGTTTGATAAAATTACAGGTCTCTTAGGTGGACGTGTAGCAGAGGAAATCATCTTTGGTAAAGGTAATGTAAGTACTGGAGCTTCCAACGACTTCCAACGTGCAACTGCAATTGCGAAAAGAATGATTACTGAATTTGGTATGAGTGAAAAAATTGGTCCAACACAATTTAGTGGTGGAGGCGGCGAAGTGTTCTTAGGCCGTGACCTACACAATGAGCAAAATTACAGTGATGTTATTGCACATGAAATTGATACAGAAATGCAAAACTTTATTGGTTATTGCTATGAGCGTGCAAGAACAATTTTAACGGAAAACCGTGATAAATTAGAGCTTATTGCACAAACATTGTTAGACGTGGAAACACTTGATGAAGAACAAATCAAATCACTCTTTGAAACAGGTGTTCTTCCTGAACCAACAACAAATGAAGATGGTGAAGTGGTTGTAAATATTCAATCACAAGAAAACAAACCAGATTCATTTGAAGATGCCAAGGCAAAAGCTGATGCAACTAAGCAAGAAGAGTCTTCTGAAGAAGTAGAAGAAGATACAGAGCAAACAGAACAAAGAACAGATGATTCAGACAATCCGTCATCTAAAAATAATAACGAAAAAGAATAATGATATATGGCAAAAGCAGTCTCTACACGCAGAGGCTGCTTTTCTTGTCTCACTATAGTGTATAGTTGATGAAATTATAGTAAAGGGTAAATAATAGATTGGTTTGGCGAGCTTCTTGAAAATACATGTAATTTATTGGTTTGTGAATAGATGATTTTAGGCTATTATTAGTGGTAAGAGAACTGCAGAGCAGGAAGGTTGGTAAAAATGATCTTTGTTATTGATATTGGAAATACAAACACAGTGCTAGGAGTTTTTGAGGAAGAGCAGTTAAAATATGAATGGCGTATTAAAACAGATCGCTATAAAACAGCAGATGAGTTTGCGGTATTAATCAAATCATTATTTGATTATAAAGGAGTATTGTTTTCTGATGTTACGGATATTATTATCTCCTCCGTTGTTCCGCCTATTATGGCTTCACTGGAAATGATGTGTAAGAATTATTTTCAAATAAAACCAATGATTATCGGAAAAAATATGAAAACAAATTTAAAAATGCTATATCCTAATCCGCAAGAAATCGGTGCAGATCGAATTGTTAATGCGGTCGGAGCTATTGAAAAATATGATGGTCCAATTGTTATTATAGATTTTGGAACAGCAACAACGTACTGTTATATTAATGAAAACAAGGAGTATGTCGGTGGAATTATTTCCCCAGGAATTACGATATCCATGGAAGCATTATATCAAAAGGCAGCAAAGCTTCCGAAAATTGATATTCAACGACCGGATCGTATTATTGGGCAATCGACGATTGAAGCAATGCAATCTGGGGTATTTTATGGATATATTGCTCAAGTTGATGGAATAGTTCAACGTATTAAAAAAGAGTGGAAGACAGAACCTACAGTTATCGCAACAGGAGGATTAGCACCTCTTCTAGTCAAAGCATCAGAAACGATTGATGTTGTTGATCAGTATTTAACATTAAATGGTCTCTATTTGATTTATAAAAATAATAAATAAGGGAGTAATAGTAAGATGAGTGATTATATTGTAAAAGCAACAGCATATGATGGAAAAATCCGAGCATATGCCATTCATTCAACAAATATAGTAAAAGAAGCTCAGCGCCGTCATGATTCATGGGCGACAGCATCTGCGGCATTAGGAAGAACATTGACTATCTCAGCAATGATGGGTGCAATGTTAAAAGGTAAGGATTCCTTAACAGTAAAAGTAGAAGGAAATGGACCAATTGGTGCAATTATTGTAGATAGTAATGCAAAAGGAGAAGTCCGAGGTTTTGTAAAGAATCCACATGTCGATTTTGAATTAAACGAACAGGGCAAATTAGATGTTCGTCGTGCAGTTGGAACAGAAGGAAATATGAGTGTAGTAAAAGATCTAGGCTTGAAGGATTATTTTACTGGCCAAGTACCGATTGTGTCAGGGGAAATAAGCGAGGATTTTACCTATTATTTCGTAACCTCTGAACAGATTCCATCAGCAGTAGGAGCAGGAGTATTGGTGA contains the following coding sequences:
- a CDS encoding type III pantothenate kinase is translated as MIFVIDIGNTNTVLGVFEEEQLKYEWRIKTDRYKTADEFAVLIKSLFDYKGVLFSDVTDIIISSVVPPIMASLEMMCKNYFQIKPMIIGKNMKTNLKMLYPNPQEIGADRIVNAVGAIEKYDGPIVIIDFGTATTYCYINENKEYVGGIISPGITISMEALYQKAAKLPKIDIQRPDRIIGQSTIEAMQSGVFYGYIAQVDGIVQRIKKEWKTEPTVIATGGLAPLLVKASETIDVVDQYLTLNGLYLIYKNNK
- the ftsH gene encoding ATP-dependent zinc metalloprotease FtsH — translated: MNRVFRNLFFYGIIFLVLIAVIGLFNGQNKEVKEFTVHEFTQALSNGEIKEMTMQPVNKIMRFTGTLNQDNAEFVSQVPDNTEIIAEITKQASDQDVLKVAQEEQPSAFVSFLTMMLPFLIIGLIFFFFLTRAQGGGGGGGRVMNFGKSKAKLYSEEKKKVRFSDVAGADEEKQELVEVVDFLKDPRKFTKVGARIPKGVLLVGPPGTGKTLLAKAVAGEAGTPFFSISGSDFVEMFVGVGASRVRDLFENAKKNSPCIIFIDEIDAVGRQRGAGLGGGHDEREQTLNQLLVEMDGFDANEGIIMIAATNRPDILDPALLRPGRFDRQITVDRPDVKGREQILHVHARNKPVDDSIDLKTIAMRTPGFSGADLENLLNEAALVAARRDKKQITMEEVDEAIDRVIAGPAKKSRVVSQKEREIVAYHESGHTVIGMVLNDADTVHKVTIVPRGQAGGYAVMLPKEDRYIVTKPELFDKITGLLGGRVAEEIIFGKGNVSTGASNDFQRATAIAKRMITEFGMSEKIGPTQFSGGGGEVFLGRDLHNEQNYSDVIAHEIDTEMQNFIGYCYERARTILTENRDKLELIAQTLLDVETLDEEQIKSLFETGVLPEPTTNEDGEVVVNIQSQENKPDSFEDAKAKADATKQEESSEEVEEDTEQTEQRTDDSDNPSSKNNNEKE
- the hslO gene encoding Hsp33 family molecular chaperone HslO, giving the protein MSDYIVKATAYDGKIRAYAIHSTNIVKEAQRRHDSWATASAALGRTLTISAMMGAMLKGKDSLTVKVEGNGPIGAIIVDSNAKGEVRGFVKNPHVDFELNEQGKLDVRRAVGTEGNMSVVKDLGLKDYFTGQVPIVSGEISEDFTYYFVTSEQIPSAVGAGVLVNPDHSIKAAGGFIIQVMPGADEEVITKLENQISKFPAISSLVEQGHTPEQILLELFGKDEINILDRQDVSFTCNCSKERFERAIIGLGKEEIVQMIEEDHGAEATCHFCNEVYYFTEEELRSLL